In Desulfurobacterium atlanticum, a genomic segment contains:
- a CDS encoding DUF445 family protein translates to MNYELLVPPVVGGVIGYFTNYVAIKMLFRPKKPYYFFGKRIPFTPGLIPSKREKLAFSIAKVVKENLLTEDTLRKRLNEEKIKKSIESLVDRGLADILFSLDGYVEQFVVSISDKRLFELFSVVDVEKWVGQLIDYLTEDGRTLGSILPENAKKQIGKFADFIVEKIIDIGKDRIDSEEFREFLVGKILNFLEGSGRIPDVVIFRKPVFAIAEAVAERIIKVLRDTLESRSFEKSLKEHLRKFFESLNDREIKELLENAGVEKDEAVKKITAFIYENFDVSLGRSSFVKRKVYRVFVEWIRVLVEKNREFIVKTLSENLLVVIEKELPVIMESIDIENLVVEKVNSLPIEEVEGIILKLIDEELKYITLLGGVLGFIIGAFQDILFFM, encoded by the coding sequence ATGAATTATGAACTTCTTGTTCCTCCCGTTGTAGGTGGTGTAATCGGTTACTTTACAAACTATGTGGCTATAAAGATGCTCTTTCGTCCCAAAAAGCCCTACTATTTTTTTGGGAAGAGAATACCCTTTACTCCGGGACTTATTCCATCAAAGAGAGAAAAACTTGCTTTTTCAATAGCTAAGGTGGTAAAAGAGAATCTTTTAACTGAAGATACGCTCAGGAAAAGGCTAAATGAAGAGAAGATAAAGAAAAGTATAGAATCTCTTGTGGATAGGGGGTTAGCCGATATACTTTTTTCTCTTGATGGTTATGTTGAACAGTTTGTGGTTTCAATATCTGATAAAAGGTTGTTTGAACTGTTCAGTGTTGTTGATGTGGAAAAATGGGTAGGTCAGCTTATAGATTATCTAACAGAAGATGGTAGAACACTTGGGAGTATTCTTCCTGAAAATGCCAAAAAGCAGATAGGAAAATTTGCCGATTTTATTGTGGAGAAAATTATTGATATTGGTAAAGACAGAATTGACTCTGAAGAGTTCAGAGAGTTTCTTGTGGGGAAGATTTTAAATTTTCTTGAGGGTTCAGGCAGGATTCCAGATGTGGTTATTTTCAGAAAACCTGTTTTTGCAATAGCAGAAGCTGTAGCTGAGAGAATTATAAAAGTTTTAAGAGATACTCTTGAAAGTAGAAGTTTTGAGAAGAGTTTGAAGGAGCATCTGCGGAAATTCTTTGAGAGCTTAAATGATAGGGAAATTAAAGAGCTGCTTGAAAATGCAGGAGTTGAAAAAGATGAGGCAGTTAAAAAAATAACAGCTTTTATTTATGAAAATTTTGATGTTTCTCTTGGCAGAAGCAGTTTTGTAAAGCGTAAAGTTTATAGAGTGTTTGTAGAGTGGATAAGGGTTCTGGTTGAGAAAAATCGTGAGTTTATAGTAAAAACGCTCTCAGAAAATTTACTGGTTGTTATAGAGAAAGAGTTGCCTGTAATAATGGAGTCTATTGATATTGAAAACCTTGTTGTTGAAAAGGTAAATTCTCTTCCTATTGAGGAAGTGGAAGGGATAATACTTAAATTGATAGATGAAGAATTAAAATATATAACACTTTTAGGTGGAGTTTTGGGCTTTATAATAGGAGCTTTCCAGGATATTTTGTTTTTTATGTAA